A single region of the candidate division WOR-3 bacterium genome encodes:
- a CDS encoding DJ-1/PfpI family protein produces MRKIVFILSSLIVSYCGAPKEQKTPTVVTPGAKEKSVVIVIAHRDFRDEEFKEPYDLLKNSGFKVLVASTDTTPAKGMLGMVVKPDILISQISPENFEALVIAGGVGCRELWEDVTLQRLIQDFNQYHKTVGAICIAPVILARAGILQDKKATVYPQVANEIKPYCAEYTGSDLEISGNVITASGPQAAKDFARAILEAVAK; encoded by the coding sequence ATGAGAAAAATTGTCTTCATCCTCAGTAGTTTGATTGTCAGCTATTGTGGTGCACCCAAAGAGCAAAAGACTCCGACAGTCGTCACACCGGGCGCTAAGGAAAAATCCGTGGTGATCGTAATTGCGCATCGTGATTTCCGGGATGAAGAGTTCAAAGAACCTTATGATTTGCTGAAAAATTCCGGATTTAAGGTTCTCGTTGCCTCCACGGATACAACCCCGGCTAAGGGAATGCTGGGAATGGTCGTTAAACCCGATATTTTGATTTCACAAATTTCTCCCGAGAATTTTGAAGCCCTAGTCATTGCGGGTGGAGTCGGTTGCAGGGAATTATGGGAAGATGTCACACTCCAGAGATTAATTCAGGATTTTAATCAATATCACAAGACGGTGGGCGCAATATGCATTGCCCCGGTGATTCTTGCCCGGGCGGGGATCCTTCAAGATAAAAAAGCTACGGTATATCCCCAGGTGGCTAACGAGATAAAACCCTATTGTGCTGAATATACGGGAAGTGATCTGGAAATAAGCGGCAATGTTATTACTGCCTCTGGCCCCCAGGCCGCAAAAGATTTTGCCCGCGCAATTCTTGAGGCGGTGGCTAAGTGA
- a CDS encoding YicC/YloC family endoribonuclease has protein sequence MYSMTGIGRASGTIKSPPIKFDVEIRSYNHRFLDISLKLPSSFSPFEDEIKKILQKNLCRGHIVVVVQQDREILGNRFEVDKELLDAYLTVARSIKKKYKLAGSLNINTILAIPGLIKISQSQTDTSLIFKNFKPIFMRALRELLKTKKREGEHTKQEIFKILGDIEREVEKIKEMIPERNIYYKKHLDNLTKEFNENLDRTRLYQEILYIADRTDVSEEYARLLGHIDLFKDTLTHEKYPGRRLNFLLQEMQREANTLSVKANYLKISESVVNIKEAIEKIREQIQNIE, from the coding sequence ATGTATAGTATGACTGGAATCGGTCGGGCAAGTGGGACGATCAAAAGTCCACCGATAAAATTTGATGTGGAAATAAGGTCCTACAATCATCGTTTTTTGGATATTTCTTTGAAATTACCTAGCTCTTTCAGTCCTTTTGAGGATGAAATAAAGAAAATTCTCCAAAAGAATCTCTGCCGGGGACATATCGTTGTTGTTGTGCAACAGGACCGGGAGATTTTAGGCAACAGATTTGAGGTTGATAAAGAATTATTGGATGCGTACCTTACGGTCGCACGCTCGATCAAAAAGAAATATAAATTGGCTGGCTCATTAAATATCAACACCATACTGGCGATTCCCGGGTTGATAAAAATCAGTCAATCTCAGACTGATACCAGCCTGATATTCAAAAATTTTAAACCAATTTTTATGCGGGCACTCCGGGAATTGTTGAAGACTAAAAAAAGAGAGGGCGAGCATACGAAACAGGAAATTTTTAAAATTCTTGGCGATATTGAAAGGGAAGTAGAGAAGATAAAAGAGATGATCCCGGAGCGCAACATCTATTATAAAAAACATCTTGATAACCTGACCAAAGAATTTAACGAAAACCTCGACCGGACGCGGCTCTATCAGGAAATACTCTACATTGCGGACCGAACCGATGTCTCTGAGGAATATGCAAGGCTTCTTGGGCACATTGACCTTTTCAAAGATACCCTGACTCATGAGAAATATCCTGGACGTCGTTTGAATTTTCTGCTCCAGGAGATGCAGCGGGAGGCGAATACTTTGAGTGTGAAGGCAAATTATTTAAAAATTAGTGAATCGGTGGTAAATATAAAAGAGGCGATTGAGAAAATTCGGGAGCAAATTCAGAACATTGAATAA
- the dtd gene encoding D-aminoacyl-tRNA deacylase, which produces MKAVLQRVKRAEVRVNDKTVADIGEGLLILLGIKRGDTEAQAEQLAETCAHIRIFEDMNGKFNLSLKDINGEALVVSQFTLLADTRRGRRPSFSDAEEPTRAKRLYEYFIECLQSFSIPVKSGVFGARMLVVLENNGPVTIILEE; this is translated from the coding sequence GTGAAAGCGGTTTTGCAAAGGGTTAAAAGGGCCGAGGTTAGGGTAAATGATAAGACTGTGGCAGACATCGGTGAAGGGTTGTTAATTCTTTTGGGGATAAAAAGAGGTGATACCGAAGCACAGGCTGAGCAGTTGGCAGAGACGTGTGCCCATATTAGAATTTTTGAAGATATGAACGGTAAATTCAATCTTTCATTGAAAGATATAAATGGCGAGGCACTAGTCGTTTCGCAATTTACCTTACTAGCAGATACCCGCCGAGGGCGACGTCCGTCTTTTTCTGATGCTGAAGAACCGACAAGGGCCAAGAGACTCTACGAGTATTTCATTGAGTGTTTACAGAGTTTTTCAATTCCAGTAAAATCCGGTGTCTTTGGTGCCCGCATGCTGGTGGTCTTGGAAAATAACGGTCCGGTGACGATTATTCTGGAAGAGTAA